One Campylobacter massiliensis DNA window includes the following coding sequences:
- a CDS encoding class 1 fructose-bisphosphatase produces MNEIFETIKKIAVKIGEEIKYADLGYTDHANATGDTQLKLDVRSDEIITAEFANLACVKALVSEEKEDMLALNESAKFIVAYDPLDGSSLVDVNFSIGSIFGIYENELTPQNLKAAAYVVYGPRLELVLCEEGTAPALYRLGRDGEFKFIKNLALAPKGKLNATGATQKGWSETHAKFIRELFLQGYRLRYSGAMVSDLHQILLKGGGLFSYPATTDAPKGKLRALFEVLPFAFIYERAGGATSDGYSATLFDMKVEKIHQTTPCFFGSKDEINLLHKFYGSAK; encoded by the coding sequence ATGAACGAAATTTTCGAAACGATTAAAAAAATCGCCGTAAAAATCGGCGAAGAGATAAAGTACGCCGACCTAGGCTACACTGATCACGCCAATGCCACGGGCGACACGCAGCTAAAGCTAGACGTGAGAAGCGACGAGATCATCACGGCCGAGTTTGCAAATTTAGCCTGTGTAAAAGCACTCGTTAGCGAGGAAAAAGAGGATATGCTGGCGCTAAACGAGAGCGCGAAATTTATCGTCGCCTACGATCCGCTAGACGGCTCTAGCCTGGTGGATGTAAATTTTTCCATCGGCTCGATTTTTGGTATTTACGAAAATGAGCTAACGCCGCAAAATCTAAAAGCCGCAGCCTACGTCGTTTACGGCCCGCGCCTGGAGCTCGTGCTTTGCGAGGAGGGGACGGCTCCGGCACTTTACCGCCTAGGCAGGGACGGCGAGTTTAAATTTATCAAAAATCTAGCGCTCGCGCCAAAGGGCAAGCTAAACGCTACGGGCGCGACGCAAAAGGGCTGGAGCGAAACTCATGCTAAATTTATTCGCGAACTGTTTTTGCAGGGGTATCGCCTCAGATACTCGGGCGCCATGGTGAGCGACCTGCATCAAATTTTGCTAAAAGGTGGCGGGCTTTTTAGTTATCCGGCTACGACGGACGCGCCAAAGGGTAAGCTAAGAGCGCTATTTGAGGTGCTGCCGTTTGCCTTCATCTACGAGCGCGCAGGCGGTGCGACTAGCGACGGATACTCGGCAACGCTTTTTGATATGAAAGTGGAAAAAATCCATCAAACCACGCCTTGCTTTTTCGGCTCCAAAGACGAGATAAATTTACTGCATAAATTTTACGGAAGCGCGAAATGA